Proteins encoded in a region of the Hemiscyllium ocellatum isolate sHemOce1 chromosome 10, sHemOce1.pat.X.cur, whole genome shotgun sequence genome:
- the LOC132819883 gene encoding bone morphogenetic protein 2-like — MTAGRRSLMALLLCQVLFGGSAGLIPEVGRRRFAEQYANSGRAQPPPQTEELLQEFELRLLNMFGLRRRPHPARNAVIPQYMVDLYRLHTGEEAERGQATDAWALSQFPERSASNANTVRSFHHEELMEELPGARGEVVRRFFFNLNSIPREELITSAELRIYRQQEQKACANASSGHHRINVYEILKATGSSSTDPITRLLDTKVVHHNVSKWESFDVSPSVMRWTAQGQPNHGFMVEVVNLDKECRHSKRHVRISRSLHQDEESWPQMRPLLVTFSHNGKGHTLEKRVRRQVKHKPKKRSKSSCKRHPLYVDFSDVGWNDWIVAPPGYNAFYCQGECPFPLADHLNSTNHAIVQTLVNSVNANIPRACCVPTDLSPISMLYLDEYDKVVLKNYQDMVVEGCGCR, encoded by the exons ATGACCGCCGGTAGACGATCTCTGATGGCGCTATTGCTCTGTCAGGTTTTATTCGGGGGTTCGGCCGGACTCATCCCCGAGGTGGGCCGCAGGAGATTCGCCGAGCAGTACGCCAATTCCGGCCGGGCACAGCCTCCCCCGCAGACCGAGGAGCTGCTGCAGGAGTTCGAGCTGCGGCTCCTCAACATGTTCGGCCTCCGGCGCCGCCCTCACCCCGCCAGGAACGCGGTCATCCCGCAGTACATGGTGGACCTGTACCGGCTGCACACGGGCGAGGAAGCCGAACGGGGACAAGCGACCGACGCCTGGGCGCTCTCCCAGTTCCCCGAGAGGTCAGCCAGCAACGCCAATACCGTCAGGAGCTTCCACCACGAAG AACTAATGGAGGAGTTGCCTGGAGCCAGGGGAGAGGTAGTCCGTCGTTTTTTCTTCAACTTAAACTCTATACCGAGGGAGGAGCTCATCACCTCGGCAGAACTGAGGATCTACCGCCAGCAGGAGCAAAAAGCCTGTGCTAATGCCAGCAGTGGTCATCATCGCATCAATGTGTATGAGATTCTCAAAGCAACGGGTTCCTCGTCCACTGATCCCATTACCCGGTTGCTGGACACAAAGGTCGTGCATCACAATGTGAGCAAATGGGAGAGCTTTGACGTCAGCCCTTCTGTTATGAGGTGGACTGCGCAGGGCCAGCCCAACCATGGGTTTATGGTGGAAGTCGTTAACTTGGACAAGGAGTGCAGACATTCAAAGCGACATGTCAGGATCAGTCGGTCTTTGCATCAAGATGAAGAAAGCTGGCCTCAAATGAGGCCTTTATTGGTGACGTTTAGTCACAATGGCAAAGGGCACACTCTTGAGAAAAGAGTGAGGCGTCAGGTCAAACACAAGCCGAAGAAGAGGTCCAAGTCGAGCTGCAAACGACATCCTTTATATGTGGATTTCAGTGACGTGGGGTGGAATGACTGGATAGTGGCACCTCCGGGATATAATGCCTTTTACTGCCAAGGAGAGTGCCCTTTTCCACTGGCAGATCACTTAAACTCAACAAACCATGCCATTGTGCAGACATTGGTGAACTCAGTCAATGCAAACATTCCCAGGGCATGTTGCGTCCCCACAGACCTCAGTCCCATTTCGATGCTTTATCTTGATGAATACGACAAAGTTGTATTAAAGAACTACCAAGatatggttgtggagggttgtggaTGTCGTTAA